A region from the Rhodamnia argentea isolate NSW1041297 chromosome 7, ASM2092103v1, whole genome shotgun sequence genome encodes:
- the LOC115734653 gene encoding glutathione S-transferase U8-like — translation MGEELKLLGVWGSSFSWRVEIALKLKGVEYEYSEEDIFHNKGASLLKYNPVHKKVPVLVHNGKPIAESQVILEYIDETWKDNPILPRDPYERAMARFWAKFFDEKCMSTLWKSCMRSGPEREKAYEEACDLLSTLEGELKGKKFFGGDTVGFVDIVASFVGHWVGTIQEAVGDNVLNKDKFPVLCKWAEEFRNCPIIKESLPPRDMIVAFFKAQREMITAFYKNKA, via the exons ATGGGTGAAGAATTGAAGCTGTTGGGTGTGTGGGGAAGCTCGTTCAGCTGGCGAGTCGAGATAGCTCTGAAGCTCAAGGGGGTCGAGTATGAGTACTCCGAGGAGGACATATTCCACAACAAGGGCGCTTCGCTTCTCAAGTACAACCCCGTGCACAAGAAGGTGCCCGTGCTCGTCCACAACGGCAAACCCATCGCAGAGTCTCAGGTGATTCTCGAGTATATCGACGAGACATGGAAGGACAACCCGATATTGCCACGAGATCCCTACGAGAGAGCGATGGCCCGTTTCTGGGCTAAGTTCTTTGATGAAAAG TGCATGTCAACTCTCTGGAAATCTTGCATGAGGTCAGGGCCCGAAAGGGAGAAGGCATATGAGGAAGCGTGTGACCTCTTGAGCACTCTCGAAGGGGAGCTCAAGGGCAAGAAATTCTTCGGGGGTGACACGGTGGGGTTTGTCGACATCGTGGCCAGCTTTGTCGGGCACTGGGTCGGAACCATCCAAGAGGCGGTCGGGGACAACGTCCTAAACAAGGACAAGTTCCCGGTGCTGTGCAAGTGGGCAGAAGAGTTTCGGAACTGCCCGATCATCAAGGAGAGTCTGCCTCCAAGGGACATGATTGTGGCCTTCTTCAAGGCTCAACGCGAGATGATAACTGCCTTTTATAAGAATAAAGCGTGA